The genomic region cacctgggcgcctccctagggaggtgttccaggcacgtccagctgggaagagaccaaggggtagacctaggaccaggtggagggattatatctcttcgctggcctgggagcgcctttgggatcccccagtcagagctggttgatgtcgccagggaaaagaaagtttggggctctctgctggaactgctacccccgcgacccgaccacggataagcgggagaagatggatggatggatggatggatggatcattaatccaaatatgtaaagtaactaaagatattaaataaatgtagtggagtaaaagtacaccatttagctctgaattgtagtggagtagaagttcaAAGTaacataacatggaaatacccGGGACggtacttaagtaaatgtacttagttacttcccacctctggttgtTTTTAGATTGATTGGCTATAACCGTAAAGTGCTGATGAACATGTAAGAACATTATCATATAGTGACAATATTTCTGTATTAAGTACTTTTGTGCTTTAAGGGGGAGGAGGTCATGCAAAATTGTGGCATGTTAATTATTTGCAATTTATGTTGTGTATTACTttgcttttacttttttatggtCTTCTTAGTGACATTAGATCAGTGGtcgccaaccagtcgatcgtgGTGTAGTGTGGTGCGGTTAGATCGCGgaccgttaaaaaaaaaataacaaaagaaatacaaataaaataaaaatgtttgaaaaatacgtttttagatgcaaacctatcatccaccaccccgttagcaggtgccacttgattgacgtataTTCCCGGAGGAGCATccctccggacccccctagaggagatgaggacctagaggaggtgaggacccccctagaggaggtgaggtccgccccccactcataaaaaaagcactttacccctgcctatatgccgtgagctgattatggagccttcattgtaacagtaattcagatgcaattagcctatataaaaggcctcaaattggaagcactgtctgggccgtcttttttactcaattctgcaataggtAGATCTCGCCTTTCACCTATTGGCCTATAGGCCGAGGTCGGTGATCTTGGgcttaaaaaggttggtgaccactgCATTAGATGATATATTTTCGCCCTTGGTGGACAAATAATATTGTTCCCCCATTGTTTTGtcatttatcaaaaaggaataCTTGTGCAAATTGATATGTTTCCTAGTGATTACATTTATTAAACACTGTATGTTGTGTCCTGGGAGGTCTGAGATTTAAGTAAAGATTGGGCAGTATTCAGCCCTTTCAATCACCTCACTCTGGAAATACTGTGGTGGTCCTCATGCCAGCTGCACAGCATGAGAACAGCTTTTGCACAGGTGAGGctttaataatacaaaatgtaaCCATTGCGAGCCCACACATCCAGCACAGTTGAAATTACAAAAATGTGTTTCAACTGTGTGAAGTCTTAAAAAACGTAAGCACACATTACTTTATCTTATTTAGTTCTACAATTCAATACAGATTGAATGTGTGCAGCTTTTGAGGAAATATTCAGTTTTTATTCAGTTCTCGAGGAATGTTATTGTTGGTATTGAGTTGGTCCAGACCACACATTTGAGGGGGAGGGCAGAGTAACTCTAGAGGAAATGGGTGTTGAGGACTCCTCCTATATTTAACTCCACATTCCTTTTCTGTAGCCTTTTCGAAGTTTTGGAGCCAAGACTGTGAGACCAGAAAAGGGCAGAGGAAGGATAACTGCAACTAGAAAGCAGTTGTCAACAACCACTGAACATTACAGACTCAAAAGCTCTGTAGCTGAAGGGTAAGAACTTCATCTTTGTTATGTGAGCTTAAACAGACATTATTCATGGACTTTCACGTACAGCTTAGTATGATGAATCTATTGCCCAATAAAATGCAGGTCACTCCCTAATGGGATCAAATGCTAAAATACGGTTTCATTATGATATTTAACCTTCATAAGGCTGCGTTTCTGTTGATCAACAGTGCATTTTCTGTAATCATCACCTTCCTACTGCCTGTGCTAGTTACCACAACATTATTTAAACCAGATGTAGCACTATCTAATCAAACACATGCCTCTCTGAATTGTCCACAATGGAACAGAAACAGTGGTTTCCCCCTCTGGACAGAGCTGGGTGGGAAAGACAAACATGAGCAAGGCGTAGGATACTCATTCCTTAATGTAAGCTGTCTAGTTAAGAGAGGACCAATTACAAAAAGGAAAGGTCTACCCCACCATTTGTATTTCAAAAGTGATTTAATGATTTATGAAATTGGCTAGCAACAATTAACAAAATGCACAGTTAATGTCCCATAACAGCATAGAAAAACTGCACATAACACTTGTTTCTGTTTTAGGATTATTCGTTTTTTAGTTATTAATGTATTTACGTTTGACATGATGTCCGTTATGTTTTTTTTGCCGTTAGTTATTTATACCTGTATCTATGGGAAATGAAACCAAAAAGTCTTGCTTAATGATGCGATTGCCTGTTTTTGCAAGTGTCCTCAAAAATGTTGGATAGAGAAAGTGAATCATACCATTGAGTCATTCATTTCTCCTTTTTAAAGTTGTTCCTATTTAACCCTTAAGAGTCCCTTAAAAAAATGTGTTCCTAAGGCCATAAATTGCCACCTTCACAAAAACTGCTAtaaaaatatgatatattaataTTTATTTCCACTTTAAAAGAGTCAATCTTTTAAAACCACTCCAGCCTGACATACACATATGAAATATGAATTATATTTTAGgaattttaaccctttaaatgccagtttgttgaaaaaactccacAGTTTTTGTATTGAAAAGAACAAAAAACtagaatcatttaaaaaaaatacatttcaaggAATATttgattattgttattattaggtCCCTAGATTGGTCAATGATTGGCAACAACATTAATTTGAATGCATTGTTATTTTTTTTGCAGTGTTAGATTTAAACAAAAACTCACACTCGTGTTCCTAAGGCCAGAAAATGCCACCCTCACAAAAACTGCCATAAAAATATGATATATTCATATTTTTTcccactttcaaagagtaaatcTTTTAAAACTATACTCCAGCCTGACTAAAATGAATAATACAAGATTATTTTGAATCGTTTCTGCTGCTGCCAGGATGGCTCGATTGATGTCCACAGGACGTGGCGTTGTAATGGGAAATGTCGACCAGGTTGTGGAAGAAGGCAAGTGGCCAGCGATTTGTTCTCCTCCTGTGGCAACAACctaacaaaaacataaaacaagacAATTTGAATAAATGATTCCAAGCATTTTCTCTCATGATGCAAATATTAATTATTTTATAGGAAAATGCTCATTTGAAAAAAACCTACATATATTTCGGACAAGAATATAAAAGTATACCTTATCAAGGTTGTCGACACCTCCTTTGCATCGGTAGTCTTTGATTATGACTGGCTTTCTCTTCATTTCGTCGCTTACGTCTGGACTGGGGTGTTTCGTGCTTAGGAGCAGCACATTCCTGCCCTGTTGAGGGATGTAAGAGACCAGTGTGTGGGTCTTCGTAAAGGcaaaggtggaggagaggatcgCTCTCGCTCTTGCCTGGAGCAAAATAGGGGGAAGCTCAGGCTTGTTTCGGCGAATTGTGCCAACCAGGGCCAGTTTTCTCCTGAGCAGCTCCTCAGCCAGTGCGAAGGACGTGAACAAATTGTCACAGGTAATGATGTGTCCCTGGAGCCCCTCTGTCATCTCCAGGACCACCCTCATCCCCTGGTTGACTTCAGGACGACTGCCAGCTGCTTTGCCTGTATACACCTGCAGTCTCCAGGCGTAGGATGATTTTACATCACAGTTTGCCCAAATCTTTATACCGTATTTGGCCAGCTTTTTTGGCATGTACTGCTTGAAGCTGCACCTGCCTCTGAATGGGACGAGCTGTTCATCCACGCAGACGTCGCTGAATGAGCTGAACAGCATCGGCAGGCGGTGCGTCCACATATCCCAGACTTTGCGGAAGGCAGCCAGCTTGTCATCACGGCGCCGCAATCGGGATAGCTTGTCGTCGAACCGCAGTGTTCGGCTGATTTGGTGAAACCTCTTGTGGGACATCGTGGCTCGGAAAATGCTCCGTCCCGGAGTGCATGTGTGCTGTAATGCCTTGCCATCTCCAAAGAGACTACTCCTGCACTGATAGTAATACCATGGCTGCAGTGCACCTGAGCGAGAACCAAAACaaagtccaattttgttttggttctcgcaaatcattgtttttattattgaaTTAGATTATTACGCAGTGTGGCCTTCTAAGAGAAAAGTCTTTTgaggttacacacacacacacacacacacacacacacacacacacacacacacaccattatcCAACATCAAAAGTGACACACACATCATTTCAGTAGCAAGTAACCCTTGCTGAAAACAGTCACGTGTGACATTTTGCACAGGCTTCAAAGGGTTAAAATTATCACCATCTTGTAGACAAATGTAAAAATTGAAAATTGAAAGCTAGAAGTCCAAAATGAAATCTTAACATAAAGGAAATCAAGAGTTTATGATAAGATAAATGTGGGGTCAAAAAAAGCATTTTCAATGGTTTTCAATGGGGCATTTTTTGCCGCTAGGAACTAATGTGTCGGTTTATGTGTAGCTTAGCCATTTTAGGCTAATTAAAAAAACTGAGACGACAATTCAATATACAACTAAAAAAGAATATCCTCTGGCAAGTTTGAGCAATATTCATTCAACACAGCTAAAATGGCATGAACATGAAAACCCGAATGGCTGAAAAATGGCCCCAGGGACTCTTAAGggttttaaatgcctttttggCTAAGGGCTGTAAAGATTTCAGACTTTCACTAAACAATTATCATGGCAAAAGCAATGCACCAGTGATAATATTATCACAATATCTATAAAATATTTGAAAGAAAAATAGCACTATCAGTCTGATTCATTATTATCCTCTTGCCAATTTAACCTTGCTCAATATACGGTGTAAGAAAAATGGAGAGTCTTTAACCATAATTGTACAAAAGCgtacaaaaacaaagaaacGGAAGTTATTCAAGAGGCGCTAGATTGTTATCAAtcttaacacaatatgacattGTATCATAAgataatttaaatgtttttttctcaAATTGAACCCGATGTATTATGATGGATAATCATCCTTTATACTGCAAGGATCTTTGACTTTGGATATGTCAGACCCTTGTTAGGTAAAGTTTCAGGATAAAGCTTGTTTACAATTGTTCCAGGGAGTTGATGTTCTGATTCCTCAGAGACCGGAGCTGCTCTGGAGACGAAGAGAAACTCTCTGTGTCTTGCATGCTTGTGGCTGATAAATGGGCAGAGATTGTCAGTGCAGATGTTGAGATGTGTGATGAAAGTGCTCAAAGTTTCCCCAAGAGGCAGACACAGGGTCCACTGTTTCAGGCCACTTCCTTTAGAAATCTGATGAGCATTTTGGAAATGGACCATAAAGCTGCTGATTCACAAATATCAAAGTTTTATCATAAAAACGGAGAATTCAATTTTTTCAAAACGTGCCTTTTAAAAGGCAACTTCACTTTCATTCAGTTGTGATGTCACACTGATACTTTACATATAGGCAGAAGGTTCCGTCACATTGTTGTTCATTCCCTGGCTACAATGGCAGAACAAACACGCAGCTGCTAAAGAAGTGTCAAACAAATGATTAATACATATAGTCAGATGGACACTATTAGAAAAAAAGGTATTTTGAACAAATACAATACAAGAGGAAACCTGCTGATGAGCATTACATCACTCCTGTAGCCCAAACAGATTTTACAGATCTATAATtataactagagaatgcaattcctgaagaaattgctagtgggaatgctttatgctgaaaagctaacgctaaactgctatgctgaaatgtaatgtgtaagaataaAGTGAAGAATTGAGATTGAaataatgatacatgaacactgggtgcTTGAAtttgtgatgagagaagaaaagaaagtaaaaaggcttggaaaagaagcagaatatttgaactgcaaacttttgaactaacttaatGGTGAATaatctgtcgccatgccaacggcatttgatgacatcccataatacgcttagatgcgttgatggctgcatcgttaccaaacctgtgaagttttggggcgtttggagcattttcactgaagttatgagaaaaccgtgagTGTAAttgttgtgtactttcgggttaataatgtgacctttttggcagtttaactaaaggtgtgcggctgctgtcgTGAGGAAATATCAACCTGAAATTACACTGGGCTTTAATGGAAGCATGTTGAaactttttgtcacttcatgccctcaagaggcattttgttgaattattttccttaattatttgtcatttttcaagctacgagatgttttcctacgtttgtcatgaaaaatgatgtctcaggaatgtagggtttgggaattatggcaaaattatgaaggcaaatttcaagatttccgaccctctagctgtgacatcacgcactctagttaatgttaaaatctgaagaaaacctctttaacaaggtctgaacaatgtttaatatctctaaaagtaagaatcagatttaagttgtgttacatgaataatgtcagaaagatgtgtaacattttaaagttggaatgaggtttctgagtgaaagtatgaatgaacagttagcagttgaagtcgcatgaatatttgttgaagtctgaagaatttctccattgacttcaatgttaaaaatgtgatgaattatgaaagttatgaatgagaaaagtaatagccatcgattcccgaccgagctgaacgttgtGATGTTTgcacggagtttctgcgatgttcaatgcgggaggagaagagggccaaaattccggcggaataataataaactttttGTGCGTAGAATAACATATAGTGGGAATGCTGTATCAGCATTCCAACTAAATTACATTACAGGTTTGTTTGTACACAGGATATACCACACTCTTCCCTCATTTCCAAGCAGCCATGGTTTTCCTGCTCATATTCATGACCGTGCTGCATTTGGTGACCTTGGCCAtgctcctcatctccaccctgGAGAAGGTGAGACGCATGTTTTCTCTCTTCCTACAGTAGATGTCACTGTTGATCCCTGTATGATGTGAATAAAGGCTCACACAAATGCTGCGCATCAACTAATGCCAGCTGTGGTTTTGTGCTATTCTGAGAATCTGTCTTTGAAAACTGAACCAATCTTTCTTTTTGCTTTCTTTTATTCTTTCTGCAGTCCTGGTGGATATGGGATGATTTAGAAATCACAGACCTCTGGTATAACTGCTTCCATGATAATGCCACGAAGACCTGGATGTGTGCTGCTACAAATGAGAGCGGtacattttaaatgatttgtttgcatgcTAGCCTGCATTATTTACTGGTCAAGTTTTGCATTGTGTTTTGCTTGTGAATGTCTTACACTCATTCTCTGACTCACACTCCCAGACTGGCTGCAGTCGGTCCAGGCCCTCATGGTCCTCTCTGTGGTCTTCTCCTCCATCTCCTTCCTGGTTTTTCTCGGTCAGCTGGTCACCATGTCCAGAGGAGGACTCTTCTACTTCACAGGCCTCTGTCAGGCATTTGCAGGTGAAGTCTTGAGTTATTACATAAGCCATATCAAATGTTGTcagcttttattattttttcacttttaaggGCCATTAAAGCTTTGAATCTTTTGTGAAAACTTGACTGCACTTATATTTTCTTTGCAAATGTAGCTTTTGTTTCTACAGTTGTTACGAGAGTAGACCTCTGTCAAAGTATAACTTGATGAGTGAAATAAGCTTGGTTTTTCTCTCTctaattattttgtgtttttttggaATCGTGCCTTTATATTAATTTAGATGAATATATAGTTCTATCAATTTGAATATCAGTCTATCCCACATTCATAGTCTTGCTGCTATTAATAATAAACAAGACTATAATAATCTACAACGGAAAATGTTAGTTAATTATAGTCCCCTATAAATGCACTAGTTAATCCTGTAAAAACATACATGCCCATCTGTTTTCGAGAATTCTGtttcaaaatgttttatttatatttacaaAGGGATCCTAATTAATCCTTATCAGGTAGTCACACAGGCATACCATGAAATGAACAGGTGTGGTGAGACATTTTGAACTAAAACCTTTTAATATCTTGCTCCTGCAGGCTTCACAGTCTTTGCTGCTTGCCTCATCTTCACCTTCCACAGAAAGGAGATCTTAAGTGAATCCAGAGATCTTAGCAAAGGACGCTTTGGCTACTGTTTCATCCTGGCCTGGCTGTGTGTCCCTCTCCTCCTGGTCAGTGGAGTGCTATACGCCCACCTGCGCAAGAAGCAGTGAGCCACAAACagaaaatatgcaaaataaaaaaagagctcTTCACTCACATTCCAGAGTAAAGATAGTGTACATGAGGAGATAAGAGACTAAGAAGAAAATACTTCTTTAAATTATGTAATACTTTCAGACACAAAATCCACCCTACCATGCTACATGGTATGCGGGATGATATGTCATGATGGTGACTCTCTAGGAGACACATTGTTATTGTTACTCAAGACCAAATCAAGAAAACTTCTAATCATGAATAATTCTTTAACGGAAGTATTTGCTAATCAATGTATACCATGTACTTAATGTATGATTGtgattatgtttgatatgttttgtatatatctgtgtacttattaaagtaaacagaagGTGCAATCCTCTGATATTATGCTGTGGTTGCTAAAGGGTGTGCCAATCGTTGTTAAAGCATCAGTCAACATGTTGTGGCATTCAATGCTTACTTTGATGTGGTATGCTTGCATTTTCCACATCATTTCAGAGGAAGTTGATAATGAACTAATAAGATATTGGCCAGTTACACTTCAGCAGTATCACATTCACCAACACATTTTTCCCAGAGGTAATAAAAAGGGAACTACTGTAATCATACCTTTTTTAGATGGAAAGTTATGTGTAGTGTGAAACTGTTGCCTCCAAACCTACCTATCAGGCTGGACCAGTCCAAAAAGGGAGCTGTGAGTTAATAAGCAGTCTCTAAGACAAAGTTGACACGGCACTATTTGTTGCCACACACGTCGAACGCGTTTAGTGTATGACCTAGAGCCAGAATACCAAAGACTCTGATTTAAGTAAAGTACTGCAGCTGTGAAGACCATAGAGCGACACATTCGGCTCGAGACTGTGTGTCTGAGCAGCGAACGGATCTGTCAGCTTTGTAGAATGTCTGGAATCTGAGAACAACGTTGGTTGGAAGGAGTGGAAGTGTTTGGAGAGGTGAGACGATCGGCATGGGAAGGAACAGATGAAGAGGTATAGCTCTTAAGAGCTTTTTAGTGATACTCAAGCCTGAGAGATGAGACATGCTTTCCAGGAGGTGAGTTTCACATTGTGTTTTGTGTGTTCAAAACACAATGTATTTTATATGATTTACTCATAGATTTATTGAAAATGTGTCCAGGACTTTTTCTCACAGAGCATTGTCTGCACCTTCAAGATATCATATGTTTTCGGGGCTGGTCTTGCCAACATGGAGATATTGTGACTTTTTTCCAGAAGAATGAATGGAATTACTTCAACTAGATCCAAGGGTGACGTGAGCTGGTCTGGGTTGGATTTGATATCACACCACAGAAGTCAGTAGTGGAAACTTTGTTAGCAGTTTTACACAGAGACATCAGGCTGCCGTCATGTCCAACTCACACGAGCAGAGCCTTGATGAGAATGTAGTTTTTCTACCGGTGAATGAGTCCTCCCCAGAGTTCCTCCATTGTGAGAAGGAGCGTCAGGCAGTGGAGAAACTCCTCAATGCAGGACCAGAGGCCTTCTACAGCTCCATCGGCACAGAGCGCTCCGGCTGCTTCCTGTCTTCTGAAGAGGTCAGCCAGATAAGCAGCTGGGCTCAGGACTATCGCCTTCACCCGCTACAGGTGCAAAGACAGGAGAATGGAGAGGACGGCAGCTCAGAGATGGAGGACTTCTGTTCCACATACTTCCCCTCCTTCACAGACACACCACCACCGGGCCTGGAGCTGGGCTGGCCTGAGAAGAGCCCCTGGGGAGCCAAAGACAGCGTTAGAGTCCACACCAGCCCTCCTGCAGAGGGGGACCCTTCTGTCAGGCAGATCATCAGATGGCACTTGCAAAATGCTGGCGAAGTATGCAAATATATCACGTTATGGATAAACACGTTTATTTTCATATGGTAGAGCTGGAACACTCTGATTTAAGATCTGTTTTTATGATAATGTAATTTATTGAGAGTTAATACTTTAACACCACTATATTTCAGAGATACATCTTATTTTTTGCTAT from Pseudochaenichthys georgianus chromosome 5, fPseGeo1.2, whole genome shotgun sequence harbors:
- the LOC117446525 gene encoding piggyBac transposable element-derived protein 4-like; protein product: MICENQNKIGLCFGSRSGALQPWYYYQCRSSLFGDGKALQHTCTPGRSIFRATMSHKRFHQISRTLRFDDKLSRLRRRDDKLAAFRKVWDMWTHRLPMLFSSFSDVCVDEQLVPFRGRCSFKQYMPKKLAKYGIKIWANCDVKSSYAWRLQVYTGKAAGSRPEVNQGMRVVLEMTEGLQGHIITCDNLFTSFALAEELLRRKLALVGTIRRNKPELPPILLQARARAILSSTFAFTKTHTLVSYIPQQGRNVLLLSTKHPSPDVSDEMKRKPVIIKDYRCKGGVDNLDKVVATGGEQIAGHLPSSTTWSTFPITTPRPVDINRAILAAAETIQNNLVLFILVRLEYSFKRFTL
- the emp3a gene encoding epithelial membrane protein 3, whose translation is MVFLLIFMTVLHLVTLAMLLISTLEKSWWIWDDLEITDLWYNCFHDNATKTWMCAATNESDWLQSVQALMVLSVVFSSISFLVFLGQLVTMSRGGLFYFTGLCQAFAGFTVFAACLIFTFHRKEILSESRDLSKGRFGYCFILAWLCVPLLLVSGVLYAHLRKKQ